The following proteins are co-located in the Bacteroidota bacterium genome:
- a CDS encoding histidine kinase — protein sequence MKNWNLSINWLRLRWHLLFWIAVLLYHTFYRGRFDEAYLLRFIGYFASIPFDMMATYFSLYFLLPKFLLRQKYFKFFLYFILTTIPILYCEYLIYYYVQLPMRVSPDKIEAFNFFNRNTILSLFFSVYSVTISAIAIKLLKAWYASQQEKSELQNQSLISELALLRSQINPHFLFNTLNNIDTLIPQNPERASNSIIKLSEIMRYMLYDSNADLVPLEKELDYIQSFISLQQLRLKNSGHTQFKVKGDQVGKMIPPMLFVPFVENAYKHGSKQKSKPGILINVEIKENTITFEVINSFVKDAVVSKDKTGGIGLQNIKRRLELLYKDKHELNIKNDDEKYHVVLKLIS from the coding sequence TTGAAAAATTGGAATCTATCAATCAATTGGCTGCGATTACGTTGGCACTTACTTTTTTGGATAGCTGTTTTGCTTTACCATACTTTTTATCGTGGAAGATTTGATGAGGCTTACCTGCTTAGGTTTATAGGTTATTTTGCTTCGATTCCATTCGATATGATGGCTACATATTTCTCATTATATTTCTTATTGCCAAAATTCTTATTACGACAAAAATATTTTAAATTTTTTCTGTACTTCATTTTAACCACCATTCCAATATTGTATTGTGAGTATTTGATCTATTATTATGTTCAGTTACCAATGCGTGTTTCACCGGATAAAATAGAAGCTTTTAATTTTTTCAATAGAAATACAATATTGTCTCTCTTTTTCTCTGTTTATTCAGTGACAATCTCCGCAATAGCAATAAAATTGCTTAAGGCATGGTATGCTTCTCAACAGGAAAAATCAGAATTGCAAAATCAATCCTTAATAAGTGAATTGGCGCTTTTAAGATCTCAAATTAATCCACATTTTTTATTCAATACCTTAAATAATATTGACACACTGATTCCACAAAATCCGGAGCGAGCTTCAAATTCTATTATCAAGCTTTCTGAGATCATGAGATACATGCTTTATGATTCAAATGCCGATTTGGTGCCGCTTGAGAAGGAACTCGATTATATTCAAAGTTTTATCTCTCTGCAACAGTTAAGACTGAAAAACTCCGGTCATACCCAATTCAAAGTGAAGGGAGATCAGGTTGGCAAAATGATCCCTCCAATGCTTTTTGTGCCTTTTGTAGAAAATGCATACAAACATGGTAGTAAACAGAAAAGTAAGCCCGGAATTTTGATCAATGTTGAAATTAAAGAAAATACCATTACTTTTGAAGTCATTAATTCGTTTGTCAAAGATGCAGTGGTTTCGAAAGACAAGACAGGTGGCATTGGGTTGCAAAATATTAAGCGCCGTCTTGAATTGTTATACAAGGACAAGCATGAATTAAATATCAAAAATGATGATGAAAAGTATCATGTAGTTTTAAAACTTATAAGTTGA